In Entelurus aequoreus isolate RoL-2023_Sb linkage group LG02, RoL_Eaeq_v1.1, whole genome shotgun sequence, one genomic interval encodes:
- the LOC133662202 gene encoding adhesion G protein-coupled receptor G3-like, with amino-acid sequence MAHTVPSPLLLLWLVCLCCHADGDYTTNCPTPETMVSPRCENVLEDCLSGNLSWTRCYKQHIVSCTPARRGKPGFIFLQVETSNQVEVRPTVDHDVRMPSSALQRAASAEVVKEVKVVKVVVVVVVTVLDSKHFQPPRRKRGRRVGATHTVLGDTVLVVQAGSSPLQNLSEPIIMSFKHNNMVGEGRCVFWEESAQEEGTGSWSSDGCDTNDTGSHFVCRCNHLSFFAVLVNADMTLSKEDAVNLSWITMVGSSLSAFFSTLSLFLYVCLHKRQPERGVGLHMHLTVALLCLHLCFLACSLGARGAGSWPCGALGLLLHWSLLATVTWSALEGFHLYLLLVRVFNIYIRRYLLKLSVVGWGLPTLVSLVCGLLQVYGKFQLQLPDANNQTFTLQICWMSSESTHMKAVILVTSVVFPSLVVLFNSCMLALVVCKLRAGGGWQKKAKGGGGGRLWKDSVSVVALSCLLGLPWGLLSTTYVSLAGIYLFTLLNSLQGVFVFLWSLALTCKSSSDTSSSSGDTSSQKIITTSFNN; translated from the exons ATGGCTCACACGGTGCCATCGCCTCTTCTCCTCCTTTGGCTCGTCTGCCTCTGTTGCCACGCCGACG GAGACTACACCACCAACTGTCCTACGCCAGAGACCATGGTCAGCCCGC GCTGTGAGAATGTTCTGGAAGACTGTCTCAGCGGGAACCTTTCCTGGACCAG GTGTTACAAGCAGCACATAGTCAGTTGCACACCAGCACGTCGAGGGAAGCCAGGCTTTATTTTCCTTCAAGTTGAAACATCCAATCAG GTGGAGGTGCGTCCCACGGTGGATCACGACGTCCGCATGCCGTCGTCGGCCCTCCAGAGAGCGGCGAGTGCCGAGGTGGTGAAGGAGGTGAAGGTGGtgaaggtggtggtggtggtggtggtcacCGTGCTGGACAGCAAACACTTCCAG CCTCCAAGGAGGAAACGTGGAAGACGAGTGGGAGCGACACACACCGTGTTGGGGGACACCGTGCTGGTGGTGCAGGCAGGAAGTTCCCCGCTGCAGAACCTCTCGGAACCAATCATCATGTCCTTCAAGCACAACAACATG GTGGGTGAGGGCAGGTGTGTGTTTTGGGAGGAGTCTGCCCAGGAAGAAGGGACAG GCTCCTGGAGCTCAGACGGCTGCGACACCAACGACACAGGAAGTCACTTTGTGTGCCGCTGCAACCACCTCAGCTTCTTTGCTGTACTCGTG AACGCCGACATGACGCTGAGTAAAGAAGACGCCGTCAACTTGAGTTGGATCACAATGGTGGGGTCGTCTCTCTCggccttcttctccaccctcagcctgttcctctacgtctgcctgca CAAGCGGCAGCCTGAGCGAGGCGTGGGTCTACATATGCACCTGACGGTGGCGCTGCTGTGCCTGCACCTGTGCTTCCTGGCCTGCAGCCTGGGGGCCCGCGGGGCCGGGTCCTGGCCGTGCGGGGCCCTGGGTCTCCTCCTGCACTGGTCCCTGCTGGCCACCGTCACCTGGTCGGCTCTGGAGGGCTTCCACCTGTACCTGCTGCTGGTGCGGGTCTTCAACATCTACATCAGGAGATACCTGCTCAAGCTGAGCGTGGTGGGCTGGG GTCTGCCCACGCTGGTGTCTCTGGTCTGTGGCCTCCTCCAAGTCTACGGCAAGTTCCAGCTGCAGCTTCCTGACGCCAACAATCAAACTTTTACGCTGCAGAT ATGCTGGATGAGCAGTGAGTCCACTCACATGAAGGCGGTGATCCTGGTCACCTCGGTGGTGTTCCCCAGCCTGGTGGTGCTCTTCAACTCCTGCATGCTGGCCCTGGTGGTCTGCAAGCTGAGGGCTGGTGGAGGCTGGCAGAAGAAGGCCAAAGGTGGTGGTGGGGGCCGCCTGTGGAAGGACAGTGTGAGTGTGGTGGCCCTCAGCTGCCTGCTGGGGCTCCCTTGGGGTCTGCTGAGCACCACCTATGTGTCCCTGGCTGGCATCTACCTCTTCACCCTGCTCAACTCTCTGCAGG gTGTCTTCGTCTTCTTGTGGTCTTTGGCTCTCACCTGCAAGTCTTCGTCTGACACGTCCTCATCTTCAGGTGACACTTCCTCTCAGAAGATCATCACCACCTCCTTCAACAACTGA
- the LOC133662209 gene encoding zinc finger protein 436-like, with amino-acid sequence MEDVGETTPCCKAEQEEPQPPRIKEEEQDHSVSREDPGGPEDEQVIQVIVKGEEDADPPSSSWTPEADGDHLGSAPGSGSDHTTAHSTRHMTTEADVDHIGSAPGSGSDHTTAHSTRHMTTEADVDHIGSAPGSGSEHTTAHSTRHMTTEADVDHLGPPPGSRSDHTTAHSTRHMTTEADVDHIGSAPGSGSDHTTAHSTRHMTTEADVDHIGSAPGSGSDHTTAHSTRHMTPEADVDHMRSAPGSGSEHTTAHSTRHMTTEADVDHIGSAPGSGSDHTTAHSTRHMTTEADVDHIGSAPGSGSDHTTAHSTRHMTTEADVDHIGSAPGSGSDHTTAHSTRHMTPEADVDHIGSAPGSGSEHTTAHSTRHLDNTRVMCSECDRAFYDKKTLTVHMRTHTGEKPFVCAVCGKTFAQRGNLIKHTRTHTGEKPFSCPFCTTSYSDRSTLVKHIRRHTGEKPFGCSHCPEKFSRKSNLITHTRTHTGEKPFRCAACSAAFGDRSTLNKHARTHTGEKPFSCSACGQRFSQREHLRRHARTHTGEKPFPCAVCSKSFSDRSTFVRHMGRHPGQVVLAGQVVSAANVDQGH; translated from the coding sequence ATGGAGGACGTTGGCGAGACCACGCCGTGCTGCAAGGCGGagcaggaggagccacagcccccccgcattaaagaggaagagcagGACCACAGCGTCAGTCGGGAGGACCCGGGAGGACCGGAGGACGAGCAGGTGATCCAGGTCATCGTGAAGGGTGAGGAGGACGCGgaccctccaagcagcagctggACACCAGAAGCCGACGGAGACCACTTGGGGTCAGCTCCAGGATCAGGTAGCGACCACACCACCGCACACTCCACTCGTCACATGACCACGGAAgctgatgtagaccacattggGTCAGCTCCAGGATCAGGTAGCGACCACACCACCGCACACTCCACTCGTCACATGACCACGGAAgctgatgtagaccacattggGTCAGCTCCAGGATCAGGTAGCGAGCACACCACCGCACACTCCACTCGTCACATGACCACGGAAGCCGACGTAGACCACTTGGGGCCACCTCCAGGATCACGTAGCGACCACACCACCGCACACTCCACTCGTCACATGACCACGGAAGCCGACGTAGACCACATTGGGTCAGCTCCAGGATCAGGTAGCGACCACACCACCGCACACTCCACTCGTCACATGACCACGGAAGCCGATGTAGACCACATTGGGTCAGCTCCAGGATCAGGTAGTGACCACACCACCGCACACTCCACCCGTCACATGACCCCGGAAGCCGATGTAGACCACATGAGGTCCGCTCCAGGATCAGGTAGCGAGCACACCACCGCACACTCCACTCGTCACATGACCACGGAAGCCGACGTAGACCACATTGGGTCAGCTCCAGGATCAGGTAGCGACCACACCACCGCACACTCCACTCGTCACATGACCACGGAAGCCGACGTAGACCACATTGGGTCAGCTCCAGGATCAGGTAGCGACCACACCACCGCACACTCCACTCGTCACATGACCACGGAAGCCGACGTAGACCACATTGGGTCAGCTCCAGGATCAGGTAGCGACCACACCACCGCACACTCCACTCGTCACATGACCCCGGAAGCCGATGTAGACCACATTGGGTCAGCTCCAGGATCAGGTAGCGAGCACACCACCGCACACTCCACGCGTCACCTCGACAACACCCGAGTGATGTGCTCCGAATGCGACCGGGCTTTTTACGACAAGAAAACGCTGACGGTGCACATGCGCACGCACACCGGAGAGAAACCGTTCGTCTGCGCCGTGTGCGGCAAGACGTTCGCCCAGAGGGGGAATCTGATCAAGCACACCAGGACGCACACGGGGGAGAAACCCTTTTCCTGCCCGTTCTGCACCACCAGTTACAGCGACCGCTCGACTTTGGTCAAACACATCCGGCGGCACACCGGCGAGAAACCGTTCGGCTGTTCGCACTGCCCGGAGAAGTTCTCCCGCAAGTCGAACTTGATCACGCACACGAGGACGCACACCGGAGAGAAACCCTTTCGCTGCGCGGCCTGCAGCGCCGCCTTCGGCGACCGCTCCACGTTGAACAAGCACGCCAGGACGCACACGGGGGAGAAACCCTTCAGTTGCTCGGCGTGCGGGCAGAGGTTCTCGCAGAGGGAGCACCTGAGAAGACACGCCAGGACGCACACCGGGGAGAAACCCTTCCCCTGCGCCGTTTGCAGCAAAAGCTTTAGCGACCGCTCGACGTTTGTCCGACACATGGGGAGACACCCTGGACAGGTGGTCTTAGCTGGGCAGGTGGTCTCAGCCGCCAACGTGGACCAAGGGCACTGA